CAGTACGTCAAGCTCGCCATTGCGGAACTGCTCCAGCACCCGGTCGTTCTCCTTGGGTCCGCGCTTGTTGCGGGCGGCGGCGTTGCCGGGGTCGGCGTCAATATGTGAATACACCGCGTCGGCCCGCACGCCTTGCGGCCGGAGATGCTCGGTGAAGTATTCACACTGAAACCAGCGGTCGGCAAAGATGATTGTCCGCCCGTACTTATCACGCTGGTTCAGATAAGCGTCAACGATGAAGTGGTTACGATTCTCGTTCTCGGCGAGTTTGGTGATAATGCTTTCCGGCAGGTCGCTGTGGGTGGTCAGCAGGCGCTGCAGGTATTCCGGTTTCACCTCGGGCTTTATGTTCGTTAGTTGCTCTTCCTGGACGGGCTTGGCCAAGATGCCCATCGCCAGGAGCTCCTGGAAATCCGCTTGCGCGATGATGCCCTGGGGGAAGAGTTTCTTCAGCCATCCCATTTTCGTCTCATCGGAGTATCTGGGGGTGGCCGTCAGCCCCAGCAGCACCATGGCGGGGAACCTCTCCCGCAGCCCCAGCAATAACTGCCGATAGGTGTACGCCGGGGCGTGATGGGCTTCGTCGAAGACCACGCAGAGTTTGCCCTGGGCGGAAACCAGGAACTCCATCAACCGCGGGTGCTTGTCCCGGAAAGCGCCCCAGATGGTTTGCAGGGTGCCGATGAGCACGTCATCGCTGGATTTGATGTCACTCGGCGAGGAATGACGGGGATTGCCGGAGACAACCCGCACATCCAGGTGATCGCGGGCCTCGGACACCAGGTGGATGCAGTCTTTGAAGCCTTCCTTGGCCTGCTCAAGCAGGTAGATGCTGCGGGCCAGCCACAGGACCTTGTAACCTTTGGAAAGGGGGTTGGGGGCTGTTCCCCCCTCTCGAACCAGTCTCGGAGTTCCTTCAGGGCCTTTTCCTGGTGGGGAAAAGGGGTCTTGTCTGAAGGGTGCTGCTTGGCTTCGAGGAGAGGCCAGCGGTCGAAGGATTTATTCTCCGATGGCTGTTCAACAGATTCGTCCATTGCTCCTCCTAAAGTGTGTTTTATATCAAGAGGATAATAACACTCACTGACAAAATAAGTCAGTGAGTGATTGTTGTAGCAGGAATTCGGTTCTACTTCAGCGCCTTGCCGCATTTGCCGCAGAATTTGTCGCCGGGGACGAGCTCCGCCCCGCACTTGGGGCAGACGGGCTTCAGCGCCGCGCCGCACTTGCCGCAGAACTTTTCGCCGGCCGGATTCTCGTGACCGCACTTGCCGCAGACGACGACCTTCTCCGGAGCAGCCTTGGACCCGCCTTTGTCCTTCATGGCGTCGGCCATCTGGCCCCCGATGGCCATCCCCGCGCCGAGTCCGGCGCCCA
This genomic stretch from bacterium harbors:
- a CDS encoding DEAD/DEAH box helicase family protein, whose protein sequence is MVREGGTAPNPLSKGYKVLWLARSIYLLEQAKEGFKDCIHLVSEARDHLDVRVVSGNPRHSSPSDIKSSDDVLIGTLQTIWGAFRDKHPRLMEFLVSAQGKLCVVFDEAHHAPAYTYRQLLLGLRERFPAMVLLGLTATPRYSDETKMGWLKKLFPQGIIAQADFQELLAMGILAKPVQEEQLTNIKPEVKPEYLQRLLTTHSDLPESIITKLAENENRNHFIVDAYLNQRDKYGRTIIFADRWFQCEYFTEHLRPQGVRADAVYSHIDADPGNAAARNKRGPKENDRVLEQFRNGELDVL